The Pseudoxanthomonas sp. Root65 sequence CCGCGCTCCTTCAGCAGCTTCACGTACTCCATGCCGATGTGGCCCAGGCCCTGCACGGCGAAGCTGTACTTGCCGATCTCCTCGTTGCCGAACTTGCGGTTCAACGTGGCCATCAGGCCCTGCAGTGCGCCGTAGGCGGTGAACGGGGCCGGGTCGCCGGAGCCGCCATGCACCTGGTGCACGCCCACCACGTACTCGGTCTCGCGGTAGACGTTCTCCATGTCGTTGACATCGGTGCCGACGTCCTCGGCGGTGATGTAGCGGCCGCCCAGCGAATCGACGTAACGGCCGAAGCTGCGGAACAGCACCTCGGTCTTGTCCACGCTGCTGTCGCCGATGATCACCGCCTTGCCGCCGCCCACGTTCAGGCCGGCCAGCGCGTTCTTGTAGGTCATCGTGCGGCTCAGGCGCAGCGCGTCGTTGAGCGCCAGCGCGCTGTCGGCGTAGGGGCGCAGGCGCACGCCACCCAACGCCGGGCCCAGCACGGTGCTGTGGATGGCGATGATGGCCTTCAGCCCGGCGTCCGGGTTGTGGCAGAAGACGACCTGTTCGTGGCCGGAGGTGTCGAGGGTTTCGAAGATCATGGGTGGCTCCGGTGCGCGGGTGGGGCCGGCGCGGGCTTGCCTGCTGGGCGGCTAACGGGTTGTCAGAAAAGAAAAAAGCGACGTTTCCGGATCACGCCGTGGTCGTCGCTGGCCGGCAGTTTAATCCAATCGGTCCCGGCCGAGATGACAGCCGGGGCAGGGGGCAGCGTGCCGTCCGGCCTATTGCCGGAATAGAACGACCGTGCTATTCCTGTCTTCATGACACCGCACGCCGCCACCCACAAAGGCAACGCCACCCGCGAGATGATCGTCGCGCGGGCGTATGACATCGCCGCCCGCCATGGCCTGGAAGGCTTGTCGATCGGCGAACTGGCCACCGCCGCCGGCATGTCCAAGAGCGGGGTGTTCGCCCATTTCGGTTCGCGCGAAGACCTGCAGCTGACCGTGCTCGAGTGGACCGCCGAGCGCTATGCGCGCGCCGTGATCGCCCCCGCCGTCGGTCTGCCGCGCGGCCTGCCGCGGCTGCGCGCGATCATGGAGAACTGGTTCGGCTGGGTCTGCGACAACCCCGACGGCTGCGTGATCCTGGCCGCCGCCCACGAGTACGACGCCCGCCCGGGCCTGCTGCACGACCGGATCGTCGACTGGCTGCGGCAGCTGCGCCAGCAACTGGTGAAGGCGATCGGCATGTGCATCGACACCGGCGAACTGTCGCGCGACACCGACCCGGTGCTGCTGGCGTTCGAGCTGTTCGCCATCGCCCAGGGCCTGCACGACGCCCGCCTGTACGACGCCGAGCAGGCGCCCCGTCTCGCCCGCCGGTCGCTGGACCGCCTGCTGGCGTCGTACGGCGCCCCCGCGGTTTCCACCTCCGCCTGATCCACCTCCGAGGTCTCTGTCATGGCCGCTGTCTCTGTCCCGCGAAATAGCACGACCGTTCGTAAATCATGGAAGCTGGCCGTGCTGAGCGCCCGCTTCGCCGTCGGCAGCTGGCTGGCGCCTCGCGCCACGCTGGCCCGGGCGTTCCAGCTGTTCTGCACGCCCATGCCCGGCGCACGCACCCGGGCGCGCCAGGCCGAGACCGGCGGCGCACGCCTTGGGGAACTGGCCTTCGGCCGCGAGCGCCTGGCCACCTACACCTGGGGCGACCCGCAACGGCAACCCACCGTGCTGCTGGTGCACGGCTGGTCCAGTTTCGGCCTGCGCTTCCTGCCGTGGGTCGAACCGCTGCGCCGTGCCGGCTATGCGGTGGTCGCATTCGACCAGCCCGCGCATGGCCGCAGCAGCGGACGCCGCGCCACGCTGCCGATGTTCGCCCATGCCGCACAGCGCGTGGCCGACAGCCTCGGTCCGCTGGCCGCCATCGTCGGCCATTCGCTGGGCGGTGCGGCCGCGGCGATCGCGATGGCGAACGGCCTGCAGGCCGAGCGCGTGATCCTGCTGGCGCCGGCCGCC is a genomic window containing:
- a CDS encoding Glu/Leu/Phe/Val dehydrogenase dimerization domain-containing protein; this encodes MIFETLDTSGHEQVVFCHNPDAGLKAIIAIHSTVLGPALGGVRLRPYADSALALNDALRLSRTMTYKNALAGLNVGGGKAVIIGDSSVDKTEVLFRSFGRYVDSLGGRYITAEDVGTDVNDMENVYRETEYVVGVHQVHGGSGDPAPFTAYGALQGLMATLNRKFGNEEIGKYSFAVQGLGHIGMEYVKLLKERGAKLFVTDLNPALVEHAVEEYGAEAVKPDEIYDLPVDVFSPCALEYAINEQTLPRLKAKVICGTANNQMSHVTGVEAAKRGILYAPDYAVNAGGVMNVSLEIDGYNRERAMRMMRTIYHTVGKIFDLAEKENIAPQYAADRIAEARMTAIGKLKLPLGRTAPRFMGHLRGEH
- a CDS encoding TetR/AcrR family transcriptional regulator — its product is MTPHAATHKGNATREMIVARAYDIAARHGLEGLSIGELATAAGMSKSGVFAHFGSREDLQLTVLEWTAERYARAVIAPAVGLPRGLPRLRAIMENWFGWVCDNPDGCVILAAAHEYDARPGLLHDRIVDWLRQLRQQLVKAIGMCIDTGELSRDTDPVLLAFELFAIAQGLHDARLYDAEQAPRLARRSLDRLLASYGAPAVSTSA
- a CDS encoding alpha/beta fold hydrolase; this translates as MLSARFAVGSWLAPRATLARAFQLFCTPMPGARTRARQAETGGARLGELAFGRERLATYTWGDPQRQPTVLLVHGWSSFGLRFLPWVEPLRRAGYAVVAFDQPAHGRSSGRRATLPMFAHAAQRVADSLGPLAAIVGHSLGGAAAAIAMANGLQAERVILLAPAADPFDAARRFGGMVGLAQFLSRRLFDDYQELTAHDIRDLHAQATAPQIARPGLIVHDLEDTDVPWCEGERYARYWPQATLLSTTGLGHHRVTIAPETLEAALRFLRGEPVGQRVVSTRELPFGLC